Proteins encoded in a region of the Deltaproteobacteria bacterium genome:
- the lpxA gene encoding acyl-ACP--UDP-N-acetylglucosamine O-acyltransferase yields the protein MIHPSALIDRRATIDPTAELGPFVVIDGPAVIGARTRILAHATLIGHTTIGADNTIHCGAVIGGEPQDLGFAGAESYVRIGDRNVLREGVTVHRGTKPGSATEIGNDNYLMNNAHVAHNCRIGDRTIIASGAVLGGYVQLDDRVFVSGNCAVHQFVRVGRLALLRGLSRTSRDVPPFCIMDGTHTVRGLNLIGLRRAGFSAAQINALRGAFRRLFRAKVNLRRAVAELAAESHPPEVIELLDFIRSSQRGVCFGPRARRGEEE from the coding sequence ATGATTCACCCAAGCGCACTGATTGACCGCCGGGCGACGATCGACCCGACGGCCGAGCTCGGCCCCTTCGTCGTAATCGACGGGCCGGCGGTGATAGGCGCGCGCACGCGCATCCTGGCGCACGCGACGCTGATCGGCCACACCACGATCGGTGCCGACAATACGATCCATTGCGGCGCAGTGATCGGCGGCGAGCCGCAGGACCTCGGCTTCGCCGGGGCGGAGAGTTACGTGCGGATCGGCGATCGCAACGTCCTGCGCGAGGGGGTCACCGTTCACCGCGGCACCAAACCCGGATCGGCAACCGAGATCGGCAACGACAACTACCTGATGAACAACGCCCACGTTGCTCACAACTGCCGCATCGGGGATCGTACGATCATCGCCAGCGGCGCCGTGCTCGGGGGTTACGTGCAGCTGGATGATCGGGTGTTCGTGTCGGGCAACTGCGCGGTACACCAGTTCGTGCGCGTTGGCCGGCTGGCGCTGCTGCGCGGGTTGTCGCGCACCAGCCGCGACGTGCCGCCCTTCTGCATCATGGACGGGACCCATACCGTGCGTGGGCTGAACCTGATCGGATTGCGCCGCGCTGGCTTCAGCGCAGCCCAGATCAACGCACTGCGGGGCGCCTTTCGCCGCCTGTTCCGCGCCAAGGTCAACCTGCGTCGAGCAGTGGCCGAGCTGGCCGCTGAGTCGCACCCGCCCGAGGTGATCGAGCTGCTCGATTTCATTCGCAGCTCGCAGCGTGGCG
- a CDS encoding DNA gyrase inhibitor YacG: protein MPAHVRCPICQKECTWRGNPHRPFCSERCRLIDLSNWLGERYRIPGAPAGDQSESDSDQQASAPRAPGKHDSPKRTD from the coding sequence ATGCCGGCTCACGTTCGCTGTCCGATCTGTCAAAAAGAGTGCACCTGGCGGGGCAACCCGCATCGGCCGTTCTGCTCCGAGCGCTGTCGCCTGATCGATCTCAGCAACTGGCTGGGCGAGCGTTACCGCATCCCCGGCGCGCCGGCCGGCGACCAAAGCGAAAGTGATTCCGACCAACAAGCGAGTGCGCCGCGCGCTCCCGGCAAGCATGATTCACCCAAGCGCACTGATTGA